ATTTGCGAAGTACCGGATCCCTGTCGCCGGGATACTGCTGAATGCCAATCTTTGCATCCGCTGGTGGGGAGAGTTTCTTCCGAACTTGAGTGATCTGGGTAAGCTTGAAAACCCTCTTGTTGATTTTTGAAATCCATCAACAAATACCCAAATCAATGGCAATAATATCCAGTACATTGACAACCCCATCGCCATTGGTATCCCCGTAAAGAATTTCTTCTTCCGGCAATGCGGGGAGATCCGCAAAGGGATCCATATATTCACAAAGGTCACTTGGAACCGACGGCCACCATGGGGCAGCCAGTGCAATGGTGCCTGAAAATGATAGTGTTACAGATAATAAAATAATGATGATCCAGGATTGCTTCATGTGTAAAGGATTTTAAAGTTCATGAGGTAAATTTAGAAAAACTTTTAGCGATCAAAGTGAACCAGGATGATTGCTTTATCACTCTATAAGTATATTCACTTTTACCCCGGATGCGTGTTCCTTATCACGATACAGCCGCTGGATGGCTTTTTGGAAATCGTCCTCGCTGCAGGTATAGATATCGGTGAACTTCTGCGGATTGCGGTCTACCAGCGGAAACCACGAATGCTGAACCTGGATCATGATGCGGTGCCCCTTATATCCTCCGTCAGCGTGTCGGTCCTGTAGACCATCACATCCGGCCGCTTGGATGCAAAGCGCTGATCATCGTTCATATATTCGAAGGTGCGGTTTTGATGCACCTTTTCAGCATAGGGAACGGGCCGGTTGGGATCGGTCATGTATTCATCATAACCCACGGCTGCTTTCGGTGGCTCAAATGCCAGTTTTCCGTCAGGCTGCAGGTAAAGGAATTTTTCAGCCACATCTGCTGGTGGCCATTTGCCGAAGCTTTTCCACCGGTTCCCGCCGTTGATGAAGATCCTTGCCTCATCAAAATCGCCGCTGCCTTTTCCGAGCAAATAGTGGTCGAAGAATTTCATTTCCAGTTCATGGAAGGGCTTGATCACATCCTGACCGAAATAAATATTTCCCAAGTTCTCTCCGGAGGAACTCAATCCCCACTGGGCGTGCGCCCAGGGACCCATCACCAGGAAATTGGGATGATCTGGAGGATTTTGCTTTTCAATGGCGCTGTAGATATGAAGGGTGCCGTACAGATCTTCGGCGTCGAACCAGCCACCTACCGTCATGACGGCAGGTTTCACGTTCCTGAGGTATTGCCTCGGATCCCGTGATTTCCAGAAGTCGTCGTAGTTGGGATGGGCGAAGGTGTCGTTCCAGAATTTCGCCGAATCGCCAAAAAATCTCTTCTTTATCGAACTCAGGCTTCCCTGTTCAAGCAGGAACTGGTAGTTATCCTGCGCCGGCCAGGTGAACGGAGAGCTTTCTTCGCGCGAGGGCTCCTTCTTCTGTTTTCCGAAAAATTGAAAGAAGGTAAAGCAATCGAGCAGGAACATGGCTCCGTTGTGATGAAAGTCATCGCCAAGGAACCAATTTGTTACGGGTGCCTGCGGGGACACTGCCTTAATGGCCGGATGAGCGCTCAGTATGGCCATAGTGGCATAGAAACCAGGATAGGAAATGCCTGATACACCCACATTTCCATTGTTGAAAGGCACATGGTTCACCAGCCAGTCCACCGCATCCCAGGTATCGCTGGCTTCGTCAATATCCTGATCCGATCTTTTATCTGGAAGGAAAGGTCGGATGTCTGCAAAGATCCCTTCGCTCATGAACCGGCCACGGACATCCTGGAAAACCATTATATAATTCTCTTTGATAAAACGGCAATACAGTGATATGATGTAATTGAACTGGTCAGGCCCGGCCGGCTCGCTGTTATAAGGGGTGCGTATGAAGAGGATGGGGTAGGTTTTCGTGGTGTCCTTTGGGACATAATACGAGGTGAAGAGCCTGACACCGTCGCGCATCGTGATGTAAACCTCTTTTTTGGTGTATTTGGATTGAATGGACGCCGTGCTGCATTCCGAAGGAGGGATCGAATCACGCGCGAAGATCAACCTGACCGTATTTTCAAACTGATTGAAGGTACCGGTGATCTTTGTGTAGCGGGCATCCACCCATCCTTCATAGGACAGATCGAGATTGACTTGCGTGAATTTCAGATCCGGAAAATCGAAATGAAAGGAAGTCAGGGGGATCGCCCACGGCCCCTAGTCGGGGCTGAACAACTGGGCTTGATAGCCCGTTGAATCGGTATCGATCTGAATGACGATCCGCAATTCAATTTGAGGTAATGTCAGCAATCCCCACCATTTGCCGGTCAGGGACTGTGAGGAACCCGTATTGCTGCCAAGGAGCAGTGCCAACAGCAGGGCAATGCAGGTTAAAAATGGTCTTCTGTACATGGCCCGATGGATTTTGATTTTTTAAAGAGGGAAAGGTACAAAAAATTTCCTATTTTTATTTTTTGATAAAATGACGTCAAGATGAAACAAAAGAAGGATCCCGTCGGCCAGATCCATTCCTACCTGGCCCTGAGAAAAGCGGTGGGATGGGTCGCCATATTGCTCCCCTTTGTTCTGATGCTGGGCGTGCGGCTTATCTTCAGGGGAGACCTCACGCTCTATACGATCAGCATGTATTACTTCACGGGCATGCGGGACGTCTTTGTCGGGGCACTGTGCGCCATCGGCCTGTTCCTGTTCTTTTACCACGGGTACAACCGCTGGGACGACTGGCTGGGGAACATTGCAGGTTTCTGTGCCTTCTGCATTGCCTGGTTCCCAACATCCAAGGTTGGACATCTCTCCTGGACCGGTAAAATTCACTTCATTGCCGCAATCGTCTTCTTTCTTGCACTGGCCTGCTTTTCGCTCTTTTTGTTTACGCAGAAAGAAGCTGATCCGACACGGCGGAAATTGAAGCGAAACAGGATCCATATCGCATGCGGTATAGTGATGATCGTCAGTTTGTTGGCCATCATGATCTATTTCAGCATTTTTCAGGAGGATTACCCGAAGACCAGTTTTGTGTTCTGGGCCGAGACGGTGGCGCTGGTTGCCTTTGGGATATCGTGGCTGACGAAGGGAGGGGGAATATTTGCGGATAGGAGAGAGGAGAGAGGAGAGAGGAGAGAGGAGAGAGGTGTCGGATGTGTTCATGAAATAGGTTAGACGGCAGGAATATGGACGGATGTACAACGATAAGCTCTGGAAATCCAGACTGATCATATACGCCATCTATGAGCTCACCCCGCAACAGACTTCCTACCGCAACAAGAAGTGTGATAAATTCAGCCATCCCGATGATGAGGGGATCGCACGGATCATCAACAATAAAAGCGAAAGCAGGGAGATTAACCTCTATTTCAACTATGAATCGGAAATCAACCACCTATGGTCGGATAGTCAGATGCGACAGGATTATGGGTATGATGTAAATTATCCGGACAATGATACGATGGTCATCGATATGTTGTGTAAAAATAAATCCGGAAATACTTGATTTCCGGATTTCTAATTTGTAATTTAGGAGGGAAATTTCATAAACAGGCAAAATCCACTGAAAAGTTCCCTTCTCAATGAAATGCCCTCACAGATTTCTTCTGGTTATTCCTGTGCTGATAATCATGTCATGTATGAATTACGGTTCCGCACAGGTCATTACGCAGCCCGATCCCACCCTCCGGTTCGATCGAACAAAGGGTATTATCGTCTTATATCCTTCCATGGATGGTAAGTTCTATTTAAATTTTTCCTACTTAACTGATTTAAAGGCTAATGACACGATATTTCTGGTCAATGCTGCTCCAGGGAATTATCACGCCCGTTTTGATTGGTCAGTCGGTTCCAACACACAACAATTTACCGTTAATAAGAGAAATGTCGTAGAAATGATCCTTAGCCCCGATTCTCTGGTGGTCAGATCCAATGCCCAGGACTGGTACACAGTAGCCAACAGGGCTGCCGGTAAGCTAATTTTAAGTGATTTGAAAGAATGTCTCTATTGGAACACGCATCTTGCCTTTTTCACGCTGGGGGATCTGGATCCATATCCCAAAGCAGGAACCTTTAATTCCTTTACAACCATTCTGGGATACAGTGTTTCGAAGGGATTTGGCTTAGGTGCAGGAATTTCGTACAATAATTATGACATTTCCACGGAATTGCAAAATATTTCCATGCTTCCTGTTTTTATTGATATCCGGTCCCATTTCTCTGCCAGGAAAACAGCTCCTTTTTTTAAAATTGATATTGGGTATACTGTTCTGCTATCGGGGGAAGGTCTGACCTATAAGGGAGGACCCACCCTTGATCGGGGTGGAATATACTTTTCACCCGGACTGGGACTGAGAATTGCGCTCACTGATAAACTGCAATTTAATGCATCCATTGAGTATTCCATGGAAAAAGTTCATTATACAGCTGAATGGAATCCGGGTTGGTACGATGCGTTAAATTTCCTGAAAATCAACTTTGGAATTGGATTCACGAAACAGTTAAAACGATCATTGGCAATGTAAAACCCTTATCACCTGAATCATGAAGAGGATCTTTTTTCCACGAACAGGTTTGCTGAATCCACTTGCCTGTTTCCTGCTCATCCTAATTTTTCTTAACTTCACCGGGGGATGCGTTTATTATTACAAGGTGAATACGGTCGACCATCCCGCACCCGAAGCCATCAGGTGGGAGAATCTGAATGGTAAATATTTTATCCTGCACACTCCTGTTACAGTTTATCACATTATCCATCCCACGATCGATTCCACTCATCTGCGTGGGACTGTTGAAATATGTCCTGACGACCACCGGATGTATGTTACGACCAATACCGGCAAAGTGAACCGATTCATCAGGAATAATAATCCCAGTCAAAAGAAGCCCTACCAGGGGAATGTGCTGAATGAGGTACATCTATATACGGACGATCCATTGGACATTGATAAAAATAATTTTTCAACCATCGACCTTTCCTCATTGAAAAAGATGGAGATCTATTATTATGCACAGGCGTCGTCCAGGGCCACCTGGTATGTTCCCGCTGTTGGAGTGCCGCTGCTTGTTGTCGGAATAGCAGCTATTGTGGCTGCAGCAACTTCCTGTCCCCTGGTCTACATCCAGGATGGCAATCAATGGATTTTTATCGGTGAAATCTACGGCGGGGCTACGTATCCAAACCTGGAACGGGATGATTACATGATCCTCCCGGGATTCAATGCCCAGGACGGTAAATATCGGCTGAAACTGGCCAACGAACTCATCGAAAAACAGAACACCAACCTGGCCGAATTAATGCTGATCAATCATCCGGAAGAATATGCAGTCATGACAGACAAGTACGGCAAAATGCAAACCATCTTTGATGCCCGGGTTCCGCTATCAGCGCAGGCATTGGACAACAGAGACTTCGTGCAACATATATCGGCAAGGGATAATGGCTTTTTCATGTTCAATGTTGATGACCAGAAAACTTCCATCAACAGCCTGATCCTGAATTTTGAGAAACAGCAAAATGCCGGGACGGGGAAGCTGGTGGTCAACGCCAAAAATACGCTCTGGGCAGATTATGCCTATGGTGAGTTCACGGAACTGATGGGAACCTACTATGAAAAATGGGCTGAAAAACAAAAACGGATGCCAGGGGATCGTCAGCTTTCAAGAGCATTGAAACAGGATATTCCCCTGTCGGTTTATCTTGAGACAGAAAAAGGATGGGAATTCGTCGATTATTACCATGTCACCGGTTCCCTGGCTGCCAGGGATATGGTCATGTCCATTGACCTGTCAGGGGTAAAGTCGGACCAGGTAAGGATAAAGCTGGAGACCGGATTTATGTTCTGGGAGGTGGATTATGCCGCCATGGATTTTTCGGAAAACATTCCGGTTGAAGTCAAACGGATAATTTCAGGCTATGCATGGGATGAAAAAGGAAACGATGCCACCGGGCTATTAAAGGCCGACGACGATCAATACTTAAAACAATATGAAACCGGTTTGGCAACCGTTGTCGAATATGAGGCACCCGCGGACGGGATGGAACTGGCTCCGGGCATCACCCAGACCGTTATCCTGCACAGTAAAGGTTATTATGAGGCCATACGGGCATACGATCATCATCCTGAGTGGTTTCGGTTAACCGCCCTGAACCACCCGCACTCTCTGTCCGGATTCTCATTGAAACAATTCAAAAAGTATTTGGATGAGAATAACATTGCAGGAGTGAAATAACCTGTTACGTGGCAACTTCAGAAACAGCCGGCCTGCCTGAATGGAAACCTCCCCTGGTCAAAGGGATTCATAAATATCTCATTGGATCGTTGATCCGGCTGCATATCATCCTCATCGCATTTGCTCACTATGTACATCCCACCAGGGTGATCCTGGTACTGAAGAAACTGGAATATCTCAGAAGGCAGTATATGGGTGATTTTAAAATTTGTAAGCTGATAAAGGTCAACGGGCGTTATTACTGGGACATGCACGCGCCAGGATGGCCATCGGCAGCCTTTGTAAAATACAATGAGGGGGAGATGAACCGCATCATCCCTTTCCGTAAAAAGACGTACTATCTTAATTCGATGATCCTGGCCATCACCAAAAAATGCCCTCTTCGCTGCGCACACTGTTATGAGTGGGATATTTTAAATGACAGGGAAAAGCTTTCTCTGGACAATCTGAAGGTCATTATTGAGAAATTTCAGTTTCACGGAAAGGGAGTGGCACAGATACAGCTGAGCGGGGGAGAGCCCCTGTCGAGGTACGATGACATGATCAGCCTGTTGAAGACAGCCTGCAAGGGGACCGATTTCTGGATGGTTACCTGTGGTGTGGGCCTGACACTGAAAAAGGCAAAGGAACTTAAAAAAGCAGGACTAAGAGGAATAGCCATCAGCCTGGATCATTTTGATCCATATAAGCATAATGCGTTCCGAGGTTCTGATGAGGCCTTCCCGTGGGTGATCAGGGCGATCGGAAATGCGCACCAGGCAGGGCTTGTCGTTATTTTATCCCTGTGCCCTGTAAAGGAATTCATCAGTTCAGAAAATATGATGAAGTATGCGCAACTGGCCAAAAGGCTGGGAGCTGCCTTCATTCTGATCATCGAGCCCCGGGCTGTCGGGCATTTTGAGATGAAAGACGTAAAATTGAATGCCGGAGAAGTGACCATCCTTGAGGATTTTTTTCTTAAAATGAATTATGATCCCGCTTTTGCAGACATGCCCGCCGTGTCCTATCATGGTTTTCATCAGCGTCGCACAGGGTGTTTTGGTGGTGGCAACCGATATTTGTATATCGATACGGACGGCAACATGCACCTGTGCCCTTTTTGCCGTCAAAATTTCGGGAATGTGCTCATGCTTTCGGTCAGGGAATCCATGGAGCTGATCCGAAAGGAGCATTGTTTTGAATTCAAGTCAGCAACTATATAAATAAATTCAATGTATAATTTTATATCATGAAAGTCCTGATAAGTGTTGTTTCGGCTTCTGAAGCACGTATTGCCCTGGAGGGGAGGGCTGATATCATTGACATCAAGAATCCGCTGGAAGGATCCCTTGGCGCACAGTATCCCCGGATCATCAGGGAGATAGCGGATTTGTCAAAGAGGTCTGGTATCCTCTGCAGCGCAGCCCTGGGCGACCTCCCTTACAAACCCGGGACAGCCGCACTGGCCGCACTGGGTGCTGCCGAATGTGCAGTCGACTATATCAAAGCAGGTTTGTATGGTGCCAGAAATTATGATGAAGCATACATTATGATCAAAAACATAGTGGATGCAGTACGTATGGGGAACAGGCCGGCGCTGGTAGTTGCCGCTGGATACGCTGATTCAGCCCGGTTTGGCGGCATCGGGTACAGGGAGCTGGTGCGGGCTGCAAAGGATGCCAGAGCCGATATCGTCATGGTGGATACGGCCATCAAAGATGGCAGGAATTTGTTCGATGCCATGACTTTTGCCCAGATCCGTGAATTTGTTGACCTGTCGCATCAGGCGGGATTACAGGTCGCCCTGGCTGGATCGGTCAAAAAAGAGGACCTTAAAGACCTTATCCCCTTACATCCTGATATCATTGGCATCAGGGGGGATGTGTGCGAAAACGGGAACAGGACTTCCGATATTTCCGGAGTGAAAGTCCGGGAATTTATGGAGTATGCCCTGATGATGATTCATTAAAAACGATCAGGATGCCCTTTAAAGCCGCATTGTTTGATGTTGATGGAACCATCGTTGACGGTAACTGCACCCGGATCTTTCTTGATTACCTGTTTGAGAAAGGCCTGATCAACCAGGCCGATTTCATATTATTTGATAAGAAGCACCAGCTGTTTTCCCGACCGGAATATGACTACCGTGCGATCATTGAGGAAGCGTTGAATCTCGTATCGGCACTTACACAAGCCGACTTTCAGGCGCAATGGAATGCATGTTACGAAGAAAAAGTCAAAAACAGGCTTAATCACCTGATTGTTAAAAAGATAAAAGAATATAAGGTTCGGGGAATCCCTGTTTTTCTTGCTTCAGGATCTCCAGTTGAACTGGTATCCCTGATTGGTACAGAACTAAATATCCCAAAAGATCATATCATCGCGACTGAACCGAACAGTTCCCATGACCAGTTTACTTCGGAACCGGTCATTCCGATTTGCTATAAAGAAGGCAAGAAGGAGAAAGTAATGAACAGGTTGAGGGCAAAAGGGATTGATCTAAAAGACACATGCTTTTTTTCAGATAATCTCGCTGACCTTGAGCTATTGTCGCTTGCCGGTCAAGGTTACTGGACCGGACCAGCTGACGTTTACACCCGGTACGCATTGACTGAAAGAGGCATTGCCCTTTGGCCTGCGATACCGATGAATGGCAGGGGCCATAAGAAAAGGTTGCCACCGCTGCCCCGTGCGCTTTTCGATTATTATACCCTTAACCGGGCACTGATTGAAGGTTCACTTTCAGAGCTTCTTCCTATAAAATGCACTCCTGAGTCAATGGATTTTCTGGTCGGAAAAGTGGATTTGACCTGGGATTTTGTAACGTTGCAGAAATATTTTTTTGATCCATTGCATGAATATGTCAAGGCCAGGGAGGTAAAGATCTTATGCCTGGGAAGCATCCTTTTTATTGAAGCAGCCGGACTCAAGGCTGATCGGTACGGATCTTTGATCGGCATAGGTGAACTTCTGGACATCTGCCAGGAAATGTTCCGGGACATCAGGGATTGGACCTCCTCCCCATATTCGGGTGACAGATCGCACCTTGACATTTCCATCATTGGAAATGTCGCTGTCGCCCTTCTGACAATGCCTGTTCACGTTTTAATTTCTGACAAGGCAGCTATAAGTGACGAAAAGCAGCTGAAGCTTCTAGAAAAATTTGTTTCCGTGGGTTTTGAGAGCATGTTTGGTAACGGCCTGGAACTCTTTCGGGAAGAGCATCCATCCGGACAGATCCCTGCTGATAATTATGACCAGATGATCTATCTGAAGAATAAAAGAATGCTGGAGATCCCGTGCATTTTATGGCTCATACTGCAGCAAAACCAACCATCCCTTTCAGTCAGGACTGCCCTTTATGCATTTATTGAGAATATGATGATGGGAATTCAGTATGGCCGGATTCTTCACTCAGGTAATCGGAAAGGGAAATCCCACCCGGCAGGTTGCCTGGAGTCTTCGCACAGAGCCATTGAATACAGGGAGAAGGCGTTTCGTGCCCTGAAAGAAGTTCCCATGAGCAGGAACTACCGGAAGCTCATCATGTCCTATTGTGATTACCTGATCGATCAGGGCAAGGATTTAATGGATTGAAACATGGAAAATCAGGAGATCAAAAGGAATAAGGAAGATTTCAGGGATTGGATGCGACCCCGTCTCAGGGATTACTATTCAGCCAGGATTGATTATCTGCGACAGTCACTGCAAGAGATCATCCCGGAGGACTTTGAAAACAGGTTGATCGATCTTCCGGATCACGGTTCAAGTTCCTTTTTCGATCCGGAAGAGATCCGTGAAGGTATGGCTAAACCAATGCGGCAATATCTTCATATCGGAGGAAAGCTTTTTCGCCCGCTTCTGACCTGTATGTTCATTGAAGGCTATGGAAAAGAACCTGATCAGTACAAGCCTGTTCTGGCTGTTTCCGAAATCATCCATTCCTGTTCACTGATCCTGGATGACATTGCCGATGCATCCCTGCTGAGAAGGGGGCAGCCGTGCTCGCACAGGATCTATGGGATCCCCAGGGCGGCAAATGCCAGCTCGGCCATGACCTTCTATGCGTATCTTCTGATACGCGATACAGGATTTCCTCTGGATAATAACATAAAATTGAAGCTGTACAAATCGCTGCTCTGGGAGCACTATATTACCAGTGTCGGTTCCGCACTGGACCTGGGGTGGGCAAAAGACCGGCGGGATGCCATCCCGGAGGATCAATACATCCAGCATATCCTTTTCAGATCAAGTTCCTATACATACCGTCATGCTGCACGTATCGGGGCCATTGCCGGTGGCGCAGACGATGATGACCTGGTTTCCATTTTCCGATACAGTTCATTGCTTGGGGTGGCCTTTCAGTTCATGGATGACATCTTGAACCTGAAACCAGCCCTGCCTTCCTGGGGTAAAACTGTTGCAGAGGACATTACCGAAGGAAAGCGATCACCTCTGGTACTGCATACATTAAAAGAGGCCTCAGGGGAGGACAGGGAACGACTTTTACAGATACTGGATGACAGGATCACCGATCCGGTGATTTTACAGGAGGGTGTTTCCATTCTTGAGAAATACGATGCCTTTGAGGTAGTTCGCCAAAAAGCGGAACACTATATCGAAAAAGCCTGTGATCATATTCAGATGACGAAAATGTCCGGGGATTACATTCAATTGTTGATTGATTTTGCTTATTACGTCATTGAACGTAAAATTTAACATAGTATCGTTTTTTGCATGCCTGGGGGATTGAAGGTCAATATCATTAAGTTCGGTGGATCCGTGATCACGGAAGAGTCCGGCGAAGATCATTTCAATGCGATAAACACGATGCGCCTGGCCGGGGAACTGTAT
The DNA window shown above is from Bacteroidales bacterium and carries:
- a CDS encoding CocE/NonD family hydrolase, with the translated sequence MDARYTKITGTFNQFENTVRLIFARDSIPPSECSTASIQSKYTKKEVYITMRDGVRLFTSYYVPKDTTKTYPILFIRTPYNSEPAGPDQFNYIISLYCRFIKENYIMVFQDVRGRFMSEGIFADIRPFLPDKRSDQDIDEASDTWDAVDWLVNHVPFNNGNVGVSGISYPGFYATMAILSAHPAIKAVSPQAPVTNWFLGDDFHHNGAMFLLDCFTFFQFFGKQKKEPSREESSPFTWPAQDNYQFLLEQGSLSSIKKRFFGDSAKFWNDTFAHPNYDDFWKSRDPRQYLRNVKPAVMTVGGWFDAEDLYGTLHIYSAIEKQNPPDHPNFLVMGPWAHAQWGLSSSGENLGNIYFGQDVIKPFHELEMKFFDHYLLGKGSGDFDEARIFINGGNRWKSFGKWPPADVAEKFLYLQPDGKLAFEPPKAAVGYDEYMTDPNRPVPYAEKVHQNRTFEYMNDDQRFASKRPDVMVYRTDTLTEDIRGTAS
- a CDS encoding radical SAM protein is translated as MATSETAGLPEWKPPLVKGIHKYLIGSLIRLHIILIAFAHYVHPTRVILVLKKLEYLRRQYMGDFKICKLIKVNGRYYWDMHAPGWPSAAFVKYNEGEMNRIIPFRKKTYYLNSMILAITKKCPLRCAHCYEWDILNDREKLSLDNLKVIIEKFQFHGKGVAQIQLSGGEPLSRYDDMISLLKTACKGTDFWMVTCGVGLTLKKAKELKKAGLRGIAISLDHFDPYKHNAFRGSDEAFPWVIRAIGNAHQAGLVVILSLCPVKEFISSENMMKYAQLAKRLGAAFILIIEPRAVGHFEMKDVKLNAGEVTILEDFFLKMNYDPAFADMPAVSYHGFHQRRTGCFGGGNRYLYIDTDGNMHLCPFCRQNFGNVLMLSVRESMELIRKEHCFEFKSATI
- a CDS encoding (5-formylfuran-3-yl)methyl phosphate synthase; its protein translation is MKVLISVVSASEARIALEGRADIIDIKNPLEGSLGAQYPRIIREIADLSKRSGILCSAALGDLPYKPGTAALAALGAAECAVDYIKAGLYGARNYDEAYIMIKNIVDAVRMGNRPALVVAAGYADSARFGGIGYRELVRAAKDARADIVMVDTAIKDGRNLFDAMTFAQIREFVDLSHQAGLQVALAGSVKKEDLKDLIPLHPDIIGIRGDVCENGNRTSDISGVKVREFMEYALMMIH
- a CDS encoding HAD-IB family phosphatase, translating into MPFKAALFDVDGTIVDGNCTRIFLDYLFEKGLINQADFILFDKKHQLFSRPEYDYRAIIEEALNLVSALTQADFQAQWNACYEEKVKNRLNHLIVKKIKEYKVRGIPVFLASGSPVELVSLIGTELNIPKDHIIATEPNSSHDQFTSEPVIPICYKEGKKEKVMNRLRAKGIDLKDTCFFSDNLADLELLSLAGQGYWTGPADVYTRYALTERGIALWPAIPMNGRGHKKRLPPLPRALFDYYTLNRALIEGSLSELLPIKCTPESMDFLVGKVDLTWDFVTLQKYFFDPLHEYVKAREVKILCLGSILFIEAAGLKADRYGSLIGIGELLDICQEMFRDIRDWTSSPYSGDRSHLDISIIGNVAVALLTMPVHVLISDKAAISDEKQLKLLEKFVSVGFESMFGNGLELFREEHPSGQIPADNYDQMIYLKNKRMLEIPCILWLILQQNQPSLSVRTALYAFIENMMMGIQYGRILHSGNRKGKSHPAGCLESSHRAIEYREKAFRALKEVPMSRNYRKLIMSYCDYLIDQGKDLMD
- a CDS encoding polyprenyl synthetase family protein, with product MENQEIKRNKEDFRDWMRPRLRDYYSARIDYLRQSLQEIIPEDFENRLIDLPDHGSSSFFDPEEIREGMAKPMRQYLHIGGKLFRPLLTCMFIEGYGKEPDQYKPVLAVSEIIHSCSLILDDIADASLLRRGQPCSHRIYGIPRAANASSAMTFYAYLLIRDTGFPLDNNIKLKLYKSLLWEHYITSVGSALDLGWAKDRRDAIPEDQYIQHILFRSSSYTYRHAARIGAIAGGADDDDLVSIFRYSSLLGVAFQFMDDILNLKPALPSWGKTVAEDITEGKRSPLVLHTLKEASGEDRERLLQILDDRITDPVILQEGVSILEKYDAFEVVRQKAEHYIEKACDHIQMTKMSGDYIQLLIDFAYYVIERKI